One genomic window of Cystobacter fuscus DSM 2262 includes the following:
- a CDS encoding imm11 family protein: MTKRYFELYEDMSSPDRWVLDDTLDAQGQPVGARLYLNAVPIRFDGRLRVPILHPGSPLDFSLADAGDFPVVTEKVASTLAELAPDDVQLYPAEVDSRPEPYFLVNVARLVKCIDDETSEEVLYWKPEDNRPDLLGQYRSVGGMRIDPSKVGDAKVFRPWGWPPALLVAEDVKEALERTGATGLEFTEVTGPSPISDEERAYKRRCNELLDPPPAARRAAWKSLGTLDELAGTPRAICYEWPGHRQDWGLIHRGAGRLLLVSEGLSDPFISRLEPSVGYGLELALETEPTELPLDAIEQSWPYLLLERVSREVVAHEHVRERAKTGLLSLEVAGTDMPASLVSSGGRVGVLLGQESRSLPRLFPTPFGDVRLVTVKALLPAELEYVSKQGAEGLDELARRFARIGEEHVSRARRRAVV, from the coding sequence ATGACGAAGAGGTACTTCGAGCTGTACGAGGACATGAGCAGCCCGGACCGATGGGTGCTGGACGACACCCTGGATGCCCAGGGGCAGCCAGTGGGAGCGCGGCTGTACCTCAACGCGGTGCCCATTCGTTTCGATGGTCGCCTCCGGGTTCCCATCCTCCATCCGGGTAGTCCGCTCGACTTCTCGCTAGCGGACGCGGGGGATTTTCCCGTGGTCACCGAAAAGGTCGCCAGCACCCTCGCCGAATTGGCCCCTGACGACGTGCAGCTCTACCCCGCCGAGGTGGACTCGCGGCCAGAGCCCTACTTCCTCGTCAATGTCGCGCGACTGGTGAAGTGCATTGACGACGAGACGTCCGAGGAGGTGCTCTATTGGAAACCGGAAGACAACCGACCTGACCTACTCGGCCAGTATCGGTCCGTGGGCGGCATGCGCATCGACCCCTCGAAAGTGGGTGATGCCAAGGTCTTCCGACCCTGGGGATGGCCGCCCGCACTGCTAGTTGCCGAGGATGTGAAGGAGGCCCTCGAGCGCACTGGCGCCACGGGATTGGAGTTCACGGAAGTCACCGGACCCAGCCCCATCTCCGACGAGGAGCGTGCCTACAAGCGCAGGTGTAACGAGCTTCTGGATCCTCCCCCTGCCGCCAGACGTGCGGCGTGGAAGTCGCTCGGCACGCTGGATGAGCTGGCTGGCACCCCCAGAGCCATCTGTTACGAATGGCCAGGCCACCGGCAGGATTGGGGCCTCATCCATCGCGGGGCAGGGCGCTTGCTCCTCGTCTCCGAGGGCCTCTCGGATCCCTTCATCTCCCGCCTGGAGCCCTCCGTGGGCTATGGCTTGGAGCTCGCCCTGGAGACGGAGCCGACCGAGCTGCCCCTCGACGCCATTGAGCAGAGCTGGCCCTACCTCCTGCTGGAGCGAGTCTCCAGGGAGGTGGTGGCCCACGAGCACGTGCGTGAGAGGGCCAAGACGGGCCTCCTCTCGCTGGAGGTGGCGGGGACAGACATGCCCGCGTCCCTCGTTTCCTCGGGGGGTCGCGTGGGCGTGCTGCTTGGCCAGGAGTCGCGCTCACTGCCCCGACTGTTTCCCACACCCTTCGGCGACGTGCGGCTCGTCACCGTCAAGGCCCTGCTGCCCGCGGAACTGGAATACGTGTCGAAGCAGGGCGCGGAGGGCCTGGACGAACTGGCGCGGCGCTTCGCGCGAATCGGGGAGGAACATGTCTCACGCGCCAGGCGGCGCGCGGTGGTTTAG
- a CDS encoding RidA family protein, giving the protein MTSPKHQPIVSPNLPKPAGPYSPGMQLDRLLFISGQGATDLTTGQQAEGIEAQTEQVLRNLERILVAGGSSLQHVLRCGVFLVDMKEFPRMNAVYERVFAGHRPARTTVQVSALPEPGLRVEIDCIAYVP; this is encoded by the coding sequence ATGACGTCACCGAAGCACCAACCCATCGTTTCCCCAAACCTGCCCAAGCCCGCCGGTCCCTATTCCCCCGGCATGCAATTGGACCGGCTGCTCTTCATCTCCGGGCAGGGCGCCACCGACCTGACCACTGGCCAGCAGGCCGAGGGGATCGAGGCTCAGACGGAGCAGGTGCTGCGCAACCTGGAGCGCATTCTCGTGGCGGGAGGCTCCTCCCTGCAGCACGTCCTGCGCTGTGGTGTCTTCCTCGTGGACATGAAGGAGTTCCCCCGGATGAACGCCGTCTACGAGCGTGTCTTCGCCGGGCACCGGCCCGCGCGTACTACCGTGCAGGTGTCCGCGCTGCCCGAGCCGGGCCTGCGCGTGGAGATTGACTGCATCGCGTACGTGCCCTGA
- a CDS encoding Uma2 family endonuclease, whose translation MKKSRRAATYEDIEALPVGWVGEILEDELVASPRPALPHARVGLALSALLGMAFDLGQPETRGGWWLLYEPELHLGGNVLVPDLAGWRRERVPLPSFKDAPFATLAPDWVCEILSPSSVVIDRERKLPLYHREGVGHVWLVDPPTRTLEIRRRRTRGWRLVARHTGDQEVFAEPFDALALRLGALWWPSGASPRSEPVGR comes from the coding sequence ATGAAGAAGAGCAGGCGCGCGGCGACCTATGAGGACATCGAGGCGCTGCCGGTCGGATGGGTGGGGGAAATCCTGGAGGACGAACTGGTGGCCTCACCGAGGCCCGCCCTGCCCCATGCGCGAGTGGGTCTGGCGCTCAGTGCCCTGTTGGGCATGGCCTTCGATCTGGGACAGCCCGAGACGCGTGGCGGCTGGTGGCTCCTCTACGAGCCGGAGCTTCACCTGGGCGGAAATGTCCTCGTCCCGGATCTCGCCGGGTGGCGCCGCGAGCGGGTGCCACTTCCCTCCTTCAAGGACGCACCCTTCGCCACGCTCGCTCCGGACTGGGTCTGCGAGATCCTCTCCCCTTCGTCAGTGGTCATCGACCGGGAGCGCAAGCTGCCGCTCTACCACCGCGAGGGCGTGGGCCATGTCTGGCTGGTGGATCCGCCCACCCGGACCTTGGAGATCCGCCGTCGACGGACTCGGGGCTGGCGGCTCGTCGCCCGTCACACGGGCGACCAGGAAGTCTTCGCGGAGCCGTTCGACGCGCTCGCGTTGAGGCTGGGTGCCCTCTGGTGGCCCTCGGGGGCGAGCCCTCGGAGTGAACCCGTGGGAAGGTGA